The DNA region CGGAATCAGGTCAGCTGCGGGATAGACGACGCTACCAGCCTACCAGACCAGTCCACCCAGTTGGAATCCCTCCCGTTGGCAGGGGAGCGGATACCGGAACGGAACGGCACTCGTGGCTGGCCGCCCTATCACCCGCGGCCACGCGAGGCCGTATGATTGGCGGACCGGACGCCAATAATACCCCCCGCCTCCCTCCTCTCGCCTCCCCTCGCCTCATCGCCGCAGCTGGCTCGCTCGCGGTCGCGGcgtcctctcctctcctccccgtCACCCCCTCGTCCCCCGCCCCATCCACGCCGCGTCGCCCTCCGCCCTCCAAATAAAGTAAACGCGGGCGGTGACAGGAGGGCCACCACCGAATCCTCCCCCGCCGCGTCCGCTCGCTATTAACCCGTCGCCGCCCCACCAAGCTCGATCCCCTCCGCCTTCTTCGCCGCCACCGGAGCAGGGCctgcctcctctctctctcgttCGGGTccggggagaggagaagggagcgAGGCGCCATGGGGTTCTGGGAGGCCTTCCTCAACTGGCTCCGCAGGTATATACGCACGCTCTTGGGCTGCTCCGTCGTCTCGCGGGTTTGATCTGCGGCGCATTGCGCCGCCGGGTGCGGGGATCATCGGTGGATAGGAGATCTGGGGGTTATTCTGGTTTGATTGGTCGAGATGGTTACGGAGGCTATGGAGTTTGCTGGTGGAAAGCTTCTAGCATATAGCGAATGTGATCGGTACAGCGTGATCCTATTAGGGAAAAGTAATTGTGTTCTTGTGGTTGGTTTCTGTCTGCAAACTTGGTATTTTGGAGCTTTGCGGGTAAGTTCCTTATGACAATCAAGCTTTAATCGGACTTTTTCTCAACAGAAAAGGTTTTAATTGAACATGCTGACCAAAAATTGTTGGGGAGATTGCAACACATGAAATTTGTGAAGATCACTTATTCAAAACGGAAAAGGGATGATTTATTTAGTGCCATGTTTCGCAATGTCTTGTTATCCTGCAAGGCGCCGTTATTTTTGTTATATACTTCGCCCGTATGGATTCCATATTATGCTGAAGTATTGATTACCGCTAGTAAGTTCTTGGATAGCATTCCAGACTTAATCTGAGGCTGGTAATTATTTGTTATTCCTCAATCATTGACATATACTAGTATAGCTACCAGTAGACTAAATTTATTTCATCTCTACCTGCCAGCCAGGTAGGTGGTAGGCTTTGGACTAGATACATAGAAATACAAAAGAGCTTCAATTCTAAGAATGTCTTGCACATGCACTTGTTGGGTGGTGGAGCATTACTTTGACATTTGTAGTTATATGTTCCGATTTCCAAGCAAAGGGATGAACTGATATAATCTGCCATTCGTTTTTCTTGATGGGCTTGACTGCTTGAATAACAGTTTTCTGCTTTCTTAAATCTGCAGCCTATTTTTCAAGCAAGAGATGGAGCTTTCCTTGATAGGGCTCCAAAATGCTGGGAAAACATCACTTGTGAATGTCATTGCTGTAAGTATCAGACATCCTTTTGGTACCACTCTTATGCTGGATGCCTGATGAAATATATTTATCATGggtaaacatgtttttttgCAGACTGGTGGCTTTAGTGAGGATATGATTCCTACTGTAGGATTCAATATGAGAAAGGTAACCAAAGGAAATGTCACAATAAAATTGTGGGATCTTGGAGGCCAACCAAGATTCCGGAGCATGTGGGAGAGATACTGCCGTGCAGTTTCTGCAATTGTGTATGTCTTTCATGTCTAATCTGCCATTTACAGCTATAGAACTAATGCTCATCAGCTGTCATGCTTAGTTGTGGCTTGTTAGACATGTCTATTATTTTGGTAGGCCATGGTTATATCATGCTGATAGTATGGTTTATGTACAAAGTCTTTCTGAACTATCCTACTTTTCTAAAGGCTTTCTTTAAGGTTCTCATAGCCTACTTCTGTTCCTTTGGTTTATATTTTAATTGTCTTTATGATCGGGATAAGTGTTTGGTTTGTGGCTTAGCTGTCCTGTGATGCCTTGCTTATTTGTATGTAGTTATGTTATTTTGCTTTTTGTTGATAATGATgaaattgtttatttactaccCATTTTTTTCTTGTTTTGCTTTGCTGTGTATGATGGTGATGGTACATTGTTTATTTGTTCGCATTTTTGGCTATTTTTCGTTGTTGTGGATAATGATGAAGCCCTTTTTTGTTTCTGCCTTTCTGTTATCTTTGCTTAAATGATGAGGTGGAACTTGTACCAGCTGtactttttttttctgattCACTTCCACAGATTTTATATTTTATAACTAGCTTCATTGAAACTTGCTGCATGATTTTTTCTGAAGGTCATAGCTGATATAATCAATCAATAGGGAATGGGAGCTTCTACAGTTGGATGTTtaaattgttttggttgtgcaGGTATGTTGTTGACGCGGCAGATCGAGAAAACATGGCCATTGCAAAAGGCGAGCTCCATGACCTCCTGAGCAAGCCATCTTTGACTGGGATCCCGTTACTAGTCATTGGCAATAAAATTGATAAGCCTGAAGCTTTCCCTAAGCAAAGCTTCACTGAAGTCATGTAAGGGCATGCTACTGCAGTCCGTTACTTTTTTTATCAGTTCGATACATTGAACTCATTACTGCCTGACGAATGATTGCAGGGGCCTAAAGACAATCACTGACCGAGAAGTGGCATGCTTCATGAtatcatgcaagaactcgaccaACATCGATTCCGTCATCGACTGGCTGGTGAAGCACTCGAAAAAGAAGAATTGATCGAAATCTGTAACACTTGAAGCGTGCTCCGGTTTCTCTCTTTTTGCATGTCGCGTAGCATTGGGGCTGTAAATTATGCAAGAGGTATTGATCAGGGATGTTGTGTTCATAATTTTGTTGGTAGACTACGTCTGGTGTGCACGCGCGTGCTCTGTTACAATTTACAGGAGGTTGCCCTTTGTGTTTCACATTTGCTTGGTCAATTTGAGCAGTGTGATTTGTTTCACATTGTTTACTTGAAGATCAAACAAAACTGAATGAAGTGTTGTCAATGCGAGCGAACATTGGTGAAAAACAACACGATCAACCAGACAAATCTGTATGAGGGCCCTGCTAGCTATTTTAAAATATGAAATGCACATAACGAGAGATGGGGTGGGAAATCGATCAGGTAAGAATTAGAAACTGCAGAGGAATTAAGAGGATTCGAATCCTAGTGAGAAATTACTTCGAGGCTCGATTCATGGCACTTTCTTCACTGTATGTAAACAGTCATTAGTGCAATTTTCCAGCCTTTTTTCGTGGAGTTTCTCAGCCTTCTGTATCTCTTTTTGTGCTTGGGTTCATACATCATATGACTAAATTTATGTGCTGCCCTTACTTTGGTTCAGGCAAATTTCAACCCCTTTTTGACCCTGCGAGGTGCAATTTTTCTTACCTTTCCACTATTTTTGTCAATCCAAAATCTTATTTTACAAAATCTAAATTCCTAACAAACATAAATGACATGTATGTCAAAGAACTGAAAGAGTTTGGGATATTTATAAACAGTAAACATGTACAGTACTTAGTCTTTCATTCTCGAAATCTCCGTTAAAATTCCAACCCCAAAAGGCCAAAAGAAATGCAAGATTGCCCTGTGCGCTGATGCTCTGCCCTCCCACTCCCCCGTCGACAGGTCCGAAGTCCAAACTCCAAACCCCTGACCCTCTCTGACCTCGGCGATGGCGGCGTCGCTCTCCAAgcacctccgcctccgcctgcgcggcagcggcgagcaACGCCTCCTCCCCTCCCGCGCCTCCACTTCGAACGCCTCATCAcccgcacctcctcctcctcccagcgccgccgcgccgccgcccctaggTGCCCATCTACCCTAATCGTTGCGAAATGCCTCGCGAATCATCTGCAAATCTTGTCGTGTTCCACTCGCAGGGGCAGGGAAGGATGCGAGCGCGTGGTCCAAGCTCTTCCTCTTCGCGCCCGGCGCCATCACCTTCGGCCTCGGCACATGGCAGCTCTTCAGGAGGCAGGAGAAGGTCATACCGCGCACGCGCTCTCGTCACTCACTGCTTCGTTTTGTTGGCCGGCGAGACCTCACATTGGTGTTTCCTTCTCGACCTCAGATAGAGATGCTGGATTACAGGACGCGGAGGCTGGATATGGAGCCTGTAGCGTGGAACGAGGCGACCTCGTCCGCTGCCCTGCGTGATCCGGACGCGCTGGAGTTCCGGAAGATCGTGTGCGAGGGCGATTTTGACGAGGAGAAGTCGGTTTTCGTCGGACCTCGCTCCCGAAGCATCTCGGGTGTGACGGAGAATGGGTATTATGTGATCACTCCGTTGATTCCCAGGTCGACTGAGCCCAGCAGGTAAGTTATTTCGAAAATGCTGGAATCCCAGTTCCTATTTTTCAGATTACCTTGAGAACCAACATTGCACTCTTGCAAGGAAACTATCACGATGATTGAGCTTGATACCCTTTATTTTGGGAAGTTCTTTTGAAAAGCTACTGTAGTGAAAATGGCTGATACTTGTAAACCGTAAAAGCTTGTCTGTGGTCAAATTCGAAAATGGTGATTTAGTGTAGTAGAATTAAACTACTAAATATTTCTTCAACAAGGACAAAGGGTATCAAGCTTGGAAGATGTGTCTTATGTTAGGGTAAAACCAAAACAATTGAAGTAGTGGAAGATGCTCGAGTTGGCAGTGATTTGAATTCTTTTGATTCTAACTGGCTTGGTGTACATACCCCTCTATTGCCGTTCCATGGACAATGAAATCTTCAGCTGGATATGAATGAATTGAAAAGTTATGTAATTATCTTCATTGAAAATTTGAAGGAAAAAATAACATTCAAATACTCCTGTTTATCTTTTCATGTATTGATAACTGAGTTGATAGTCAAGAGATACAGAGGATTGTAGAAACATGTTTGGCAATAATCCTACATATTTGCAGTTGTGTTGCAACAATTGGTGATGTATGTGTGCAATGGGGGTGGACGGTGGGGTGTTCAGACTTAATCTGTAACTGTCCACAGAGAACTCCCCAACCCAAGTAATAATCTCAAAAGACAAATTTGCTTGGTATTTTGTTAAAGTATGTCTGGAAGGGACCTTTAGGTCCATAATTGAGCGTTTGTGCTTCATGCTATCTGATAGCTTCATTGTTCTTGATCAGCACATGCAGAATTGTGGGTGAGGATGCAAGCCTGTTTGctatgcctgttttgactttatCTCCCACACATTCTTGTCATAGATAGCTCATAACTCCACGTCACCACCTGTCAGCCTTAGAAATTAAAAATCAACCATAATATTTTGCAGGTACTCTTTATGTAGTCATTTATCTTTCTGAGAAATGGTTTGTCAGTTTGCAGTCACCTATCCTTGTGAATAGAGGATGGGTTCCTCGTGGATGGCGTGATAAAAACATTAAGGTTCACCAAATCCTGGATGAAGCTTCAGAATCAAAAGCTGTTAAACAGCCAGATGGAAAAAGTTCATGGTGGAAGTTTTGGTCTAATGAGCCTAAATCATCTCCTGAGGTGATCTTTATTCCCAGTCTTTTGGCTTAGCTTCCAATCTATTACCTCAAATTCTAAATGTATCTACTTTGCTCATCAAATCAGAGTACCATGTGTTTTGTGAGTGTTGTTATAATGTTATTTTTTGTGCCATGGTATGTAAACTCCTTGTACATGATAACGCCGTGGCAGCAATTTATCAAATAAGTCATGTCATATTTATTGCTTATACTAGACCTGTTTAAGACCATTTGTGGCTTCTAGAATGATAAATGGTATGGAATGTAGGCTTGTTGTTGGTCTGTGGCAATTGAATCAATATCA from Panicum hallii strain FIL2 chromosome 9, PHallii_v3.1, whole genome shotgun sequence includes:
- the LOC112877890 gene encoding ADP-ribosylation factor-like protein 8a, coding for MGFWEAFLNWLRSLFFKQEMELSLIGLQNAGKTSLVNVIATGGFSEDMIPTVGFNMRKVTKGNVTIKLWDLGGQPRFRSMWERYCRAVSAIVYVVDAADRENMAIAKGELHDLLSKPSLTGIPLLVIGNKIDKPEAFPKQSFTEVMGLKTITDREVACFMISCKNSTNIDSVIDWLVKHSKKKN
- the LOC112877888 gene encoding surfeit locus protein 1 isoform X1, which gives rise to MAASLSKHLRLRLRGSGEQRLLPSRASTSNASSPAPPPPPSAAAPPPLGAGKDASAWSKLFLFAPGAITFGLGTWQLFRRQEKIEMLDYRTRRLDMEPVAWNEATSSAALRDPDALEFRKIVCEGDFDEEKSVFVGPRSRSISGVTENGYYVITPLIPRSTEPSSLQSPILVNRGWVPRGWRDKNIKVHQILDEASESKAVKQPDGKSSWWKFWSNEPKSSPEIEKPREPPVRVTGVIRGSEKPSIFVPANEPSSGQWFYVDVPMIAHACGLPENTVYIEDTNEDVSPTNPYPVPKDVNTLIRHSVMPEDHLKYTFTWYTLSAAVTYMASKRIKAKKVRL
- the LOC112877888 gene encoding surfeit locus protein 1 isoform X2 — protein: MPRESSANLVVFHSQGQGRMRARGPSSSSSRPAPSPSASAHGSSSGGRRRTRRLDMEPVAWNEATSSAALRDPDALEFRKIVCEGDFDEEKSVFVGPRSRSISGVTENGYYVITPLIPRSTEPSSLQSPILVNRGWVPRGWRDKNIKVHQILDEASESKAVKQPDGKSSWWKFWSNEPKSSPEIEKPREPPVRVTGVIRGSEKPSIFVPANEPSSGQWFYVDVPMIAHACGLPENTVYIEDTNEDVSPTNPYPVPKDVNTLIRHSVMPEDHLKYTFTWYTLSAAVTYMASKRIKAKKVRL